A section of the Leptospira kobayashii genome encodes:
- the typA gene encoding translational GTPase TypA, translated as MEIRNIAIIAHVDHGKTTLTDCILRHTGAVTAKEDRERIMDSNQLEQEKGITILAKNTSVKYKNTRINIVDTPGHADFGGEVERVLSMTDCTLLLIDAFDGPMPQTRFVLGKSLQLGHKPIVVVNKVDRDGARPSLAVDKVFDLFSDLGATEEQLDFPIIYASAKQGWAVNELSEAPGTNIEPLLDKVLAHVPPVEINDTRPLQFQVTALDYNDYVGRIAIGKMYAGKIKKGQDVTLAKTGGTTANYKISKLYGYEGLTRYEIEEAASGDIVAIAGIPDVFIGDTVCDFGNPLPLPAIQVEEPTVSMFFMVNNSPFAGKEGKFVTTRNLRERLDRELETNVALRLEETEDKDRFKILGRGELHLSILIETMRREGYELQVSRPEVILKKDENGEKIEPYETLVMDLPDQYSGACIQELNRRKGELQGMDAHTSGITRVEYVIPTRGLIGFRGHFISETRGEGVMSSRFLRFDKYKGEIPGRKNGALISMDSGDATAYALWKVQERGDLFIEPQVAVYPGMILGMNSRDTDLEVNPVREKKLTNVRASGSDDAIRLTPPKKLTLEQSIEFLDDDELLEVTPQSLRLRKKVLDASMRKRSGK; from the coding sequence ATGGAAATTCGCAACATCGCCATCATCGCTCACGTCGATCATGGAAAGACTACCCTTACCGATTGTATCTTACGCCATACGGGCGCCGTCACTGCCAAAGAAGACCGTGAACGAATCATGGACTCCAACCAATTGGAGCAAGAGAAAGGTATTACTATTCTCGCAAAGAACACATCTGTAAAGTATAAAAACACTCGTATCAATATCGTAGACACTCCGGGTCACGCGGACTTCGGAGGGGAAGTGGAAAGGGTTCTATCCATGACGGATTGCACTCTTTTACTCATCGATGCATTCGACGGACCGATGCCTCAAACAAGATTTGTGTTAGGCAAATCTCTTCAATTGGGCCACAAACCGATCGTAGTCGTAAACAAAGTGGATCGCGACGGTGCAAGACCAAGCCTCGCAGTAGATAAAGTTTTCGACCTATTTTCTGATTTAGGTGCTACGGAAGAACAATTGGATTTTCCCATCATTTATGCTTCCGCAAAACAAGGTTGGGCGGTTAATGAATTATCCGAAGCTCCCGGAACCAATATCGAACCTCTTTTAGACAAAGTTTTGGCTCATGTTCCTCCTGTGGAGATCAATGATACAAGACCTTTGCAATTCCAAGTTACTGCTTTGGATTACAATGATTATGTAGGTCGTATCGCGATCGGAAAGATGTACGCGGGCAAAATTAAAAAAGGCCAGGATGTAACTCTTGCTAAAACCGGCGGAACCACTGCAAATTATAAAATTTCCAAACTTTACGGTTACGAAGGACTCACTCGTTACGAAATCGAAGAAGCAGCTTCGGGTGATATCGTAGCTATCGCAGGTATTCCCGACGTATTTATCGGGGACACTGTTTGTGATTTTGGAAATCCTCTCCCTCTTCCTGCCATCCAAGTGGAAGAACCTACCGTATCCATGTTCTTTATGGTCAATAACTCTCCGTTTGCCGGTAAAGAAGGAAAGTTCGTAACTACAAGAAATCTAAGAGAACGATTGGATCGCGAATTGGAAACAAACGTGGCACTTCGTTTGGAAGAAACGGAAGACAAAGATCGTTTTAAAATTTTAGGTCGTGGAGAGCTTCATCTTTCCATCCTGATTGAAACCATGAGAAGAGAAGGATACGAACTACAAGTATCCCGTCCTGAAGTGATTTTGAAAAAAGATGAAAACGGTGAAAAAATAGAACCTTACGAGACTTTGGTGATGGATCTACCGGACCAATATTCGGGGGCATGTATCCAAGAGCTCAATCGCAGAAAGGGCGAATTGCAAGGAATGGACGCTCATACTTCCGGGATCACTCGTGTAGAATACGTAATTCCCACTCGGGGACTGATCGGATTCAGAGGACATTTTATTTCCGAGACACGTGGTGAAGGAGTAATGTCCAGCCGCTTCTTACGTTTTGATAAATACAAAGGTGAAATTCCAGGTAGAAAAAACGGAGCTTTGATTTCTATGGACTCCGGTGATGCAACTGCTTACGCTCTCTGGAAAGTACAAGAAAGAGGGGATCTTTTCATCGAGCCACAAGTGGCGGTTTATCCGGGAATGATTCTAGGAATGAATAGCAGAGATACCGACCTGGAAGTAAACCCTGTACGTGAGAAAAAACTTACAAACGTTCGCGCCTCCGGATCGGATGATGCCATTCGTTTAACACCTCCTAAAAAACTCACTTTGGAACAATCCATTGAGTTCTTGGATGATGATGAACTTTTGGAAGTCACTCCGCAAAGCCTTCGTTTGCGTAAAAAAGTATTAGATGCAAGTATGAGAAAAAGATCCGGCAAGTAG
- a CDS encoding type II toxin-antitoxin system VapC family toxin — protein MKAVFDTNILIDYLSGYKEAKEEISKYEEPMISIISWMEVLAGAKAEEEPIIRSFLSSFQIIQLTKEIAEEGIRLRKKYKSKLPDSIIWASASQNGWTLITRNTKDFSSSYPGIIIPYKI, from the coding sequence TTGAAGGCTGTTTTCGATACAAATATACTAATTGATTACCTATCCGGATACAAAGAAGCTAAGGAAGAAATTTCTAAATACGAAGAACCGATGATCAGTATCATCAGTTGGATGGAGGTTCTTGCCGGTGCGAAAGCGGAAGAAGAGCCTATCATCCGGAGTTTTTTGTCTAGTTTTCAGATCATTCAACTAACAAAAGAAATCGCTGAGGAAGGAATTCGATTGCGAAAAAAATATAAATCGAAACTTCCCGATTCTATTATTTGGGCCAGTGCATCACAGAATGGCTGGACACTCATCACAAGAAACACCAAAGACTTTTCCTCTTCCTATCCTGGAATTATCATTCCCTATAAGATCTGA
- a CDS encoding ribbon-helix-helix protein, CopG family: MRTILEIPEEKIEILDEISKEENVSRAELIRKAIDHYLLDFPRTRREASFGIWKSQKQDSLQYEKSIRDEWTS, translated from the coding sequence ATGAGGACAATTTTAGAAATTCCCGAAGAAAAGATCGAGATTTTGGATGAAATTTCGAAGGAAGAGAATGTATCCCGTGCCGAATTGATCAGAAAGGCGATCGATCACTATCTTTTGGATTTTCCCAGAACCAGGAGAGAGGCGAGTTTCGGTATTTGGAAGTCTCAAAAACAGGATTCCCTTCAGTATGAAAAGTCAATTCGGGATGAGTGGACTTCTTGA
- a CDS encoding 7TM diverse intracellular signaling domain-containing protein: MKKLQLLSTNAFIFFSFFTTLLSQPIQTNNREGSSFVGKYVHYLEDPESKLDFAAISSEEKKSSFLKSESDTINFGQTNYSYWLKMDFKNETDEKTRQILEIDYSNIDEVEFYQPLLKNSEIVYEVQKTGMKFPFSSRKWINRNFIYLIELLPGENKTIFFRTRTSGGLILPLVLWNDISFMLHDSNVQQGLGFYYGLMVVMLLYNLFIYLSVRDISYFYYIGYIFGLLGIQLVLTGHGFQYLWSDFPWMQRNFYVVFSGICLVSSLLFARSFLNIKEHSPLLNKIIGVLVFLNILVFFSVYFLPPESTVKIALIVTVPSAIIPFFAGIVSFMKNYKPARYYLLAFSALILSGLLAVSKFLNVLGSNFFTDYGLYIGSGMEVVLLSLALASRINIIKKEKEEAQAKTLEMQKILTESYARFVPRDFLANLGKESILDVRLGDQIQKDMAVLFSDIRSFTTLSEKMSPAENFNFINSYLGRMSPIIQKHNGFIDKFIGDAIMALFDKQVLDAVAAGVEMQLYLKEYNAFRARRTYDPIQIGIGIHSGSLMLGTIGAEERLEGTVISDTVNLASRIENLTKVYGARIAVSESAIVEIKNNQFSFRFLDRVKVKGKQKPVSIYEILDGDEEQQRDLKNKTKSDYESGVKSFHTREFSESKSYFDKVIKENPNDKSTQLYLKRLYTVANPVTINKDSDSIFPPDETTHPNE; the protein is encoded by the coding sequence ATGAAGAAGTTGCAATTATTATCCACAAATGCTTTTATTTTCTTTAGCTTTTTTACTACCTTACTGTCCCAGCCGATACAAACTAACAACCGCGAGGGGAGCTCTTTTGTAGGGAAATATGTCCATTATTTGGAAGATCCCGAATCGAAATTGGATTTTGCCGCAATTTCTTCCGAAGAAAAAAAATCTTCGTTTCTAAAATCCGAATCCGATACGATCAATTTCGGACAAACTAACTATAGTTATTGGCTGAAGATGGATTTTAAGAACGAAACCGATGAAAAAACAAGGCAAATCCTTGAAATCGATTACAGCAATATTGATGAAGTCGAATTTTATCAACCGCTTCTGAAAAACTCCGAAATTGTTTACGAAGTCCAAAAGACGGGAATGAAATTTCCATTTTCGTCCAGAAAATGGATCAATCGGAATTTCATATATTTGATCGAGTTGTTGCCCGGAGAAAACAAAACTATTTTTTTTCGCACCCGGACAAGTGGCGGACTGATACTTCCCTTGGTTCTGTGGAACGATATCAGTTTCATGTTGCATGATTCCAATGTACAACAAGGTTTGGGTTTTTATTACGGCCTAATGGTTGTAATGTTATTGTACAACCTTTTCATTTACCTCTCAGTGAGAGATATCAGTTATTTTTACTATATAGGATACATATTCGGACTTCTTGGAATACAATTGGTTCTGACCGGACATGGATTCCAATATTTATGGTCCGATTTTCCCTGGATGCAGAGAAATTTTTATGTTGTCTTTTCGGGAATTTGCCTTGTTTCTTCGCTTCTTTTTGCAAGATCATTTCTCAATATCAAGGAACATTCCCCATTACTCAATAAGATTATCGGTGTTTTGGTATTTTTGAATATACTGGTTTTCTTTAGTGTTTACTTTTTGCCGCCGGAATCCACCGTTAAGATCGCATTGATTGTCACGGTTCCGAGCGCAATCATTCCTTTTTTCGCGGGGATTGTTAGTTTTATGAAAAATTACAAACCTGCCAGATATTATCTTTTGGCTTTTTCCGCATTGATACTGAGCGGATTACTTGCAGTCTCCAAGTTTTTGAATGTACTTGGTTCCAACTTTTTCACTGATTACGGATTGTACATAGGTTCGGGAATGGAGGTTGTGCTGCTTTCCCTCGCTTTGGCATCCAGAATTAATATCATAAAAAAAGAGAAAGAAGAAGCCCAGGCAAAAACCTTGGAAATGCAAAAGATACTTACCGAATCTTACGCGCGTTTTGTGCCGAGAGATTTTTTAGCGAACCTTGGAAAGGAATCCATTCTGGATGTAAGATTGGGAGATCAAATCCAAAAAGATATGGCCGTTTTATTCAGCGATATTCGTTCCTTTACAACTTTGTCGGAAAAAATGTCGCCGGCGGAAAATTTTAATTTTATCAATTCCTATTTGGGAAGAATGAGTCCTATCATTCAAAAGCACAACGGGTTTATCGACAAATTCATCGGAGACGCGATCATGGCTCTTTTCGATAAACAGGTTTTGGATGCAGTGGCGGCCGGAGTTGAAATGCAGCTTTATCTGAAAGAATACAATGCATTTCGCGCAAGAAGAACATATGACCCGATTCAAATCGGAATAGGAATTCATTCCGGTTCGCTTATGTTAGGAACGATCGGTGCGGAAGAACGTTTGGAAGGTACGGTTATTTCCGATACCGTCAACCTGGCTTCCCGAATCGAAAACCTAACAAAAGTATACGGTGCAAGAATTGCAGTTAGCGAAAGTGCGATCGTCGAAATCAAAAATAATCAGTTTAGTTTTCGATTTTTAGATAGAGTGAAAGTAAAAGGAAAACAAAAGCCGGTTTCCATTTATGAAATATTGGACGGAGACGAAGAACAGCAACGTGATTTGAAAAACAAAACCAAATCGGATTATGAAAGCGGTGTAAAATCCTTTCATACCAGAGAGTTTTCCGAATCCAAATCTTATTTTGATAAAGTAATCAAAGAAAATCCGAATGATAAGTCCACCCAATTGTATTTAAAACGGCTTTATACTGTTGCCAATCCGGTTACAATCAATAAGGATTCAGATTCTATTTTTCCTCCCGACGAAACGACTCACCCGAATGAATGA
- a CDS encoding SRPBCC domain-containing protein, protein MELVWNDFTDFREFPKWNPFIKLVLGKVELNRKVFIFDYFFKHVYLPTLVNIYAYIPYEEISWKGGFTKFVFYGDHRFQFSNNSRNQVTFTHKAVLSGWMPNLLHKYIQSKIRSVHNAMNSELKRISEMKTQL, encoded by the coding sequence ATGGAATTAGTGTGGAATGATTTTACTGACTTTAGGGAGTTTCCTAAATGGAATCCGTTTATCAAACTGGTTCTTGGCAAAGTCGAATTGAACCGAAAGGTATTTATTTTCGATTATTTTTTTAAGCATGTTTATCTTCCAACTTTGGTAAACATTTATGCGTACATTCCTTACGAAGAGATCAGTTGGAAGGGCGGCTTCACTAAATTTGTATTTTATGGTGATCATAGATTTCAATTTTCCAATAACAGCCGAAACCAAGTAACTTTTACCCATAAAGCAGTTCTCTCCGGATGGATGCCGAATCTGTTACACAAATACATTCAATCCAAGATACGTTCTGTTCACAATGCGATGAATTCGGAATTGAAACGAATTTCAGAAATGAAAACTCAATTATAG
- a CDS encoding SDR family NAD(P)-dependent oxidoreductase — MKKVILLTGAGGGIGITTAKELQREGHLLCLTDLPKSLDSLKKNHPELVKETDLFPCDIRDLKQIKKTIKNIVSKYGKIDILINNAGVMRPEGFVETSYDEIEEQIQVNLFGTIYFTKECISFLKISKGKIIIISSLAGVVPAPNHSIYSATKFALRSLSLSLGLELKSYGIGVVSILPGTIDSPMTNYMAGRNSSPMAYLNPPISPTYVSRAIRKAIDSEAPEIYVPYSQGLMARIGLFFPSLLSKIYPIMAKKGISNLKKWSEEGVFK; from the coding sequence ATGAAAAAAGTAATACTACTGACAGGTGCCGGCGGAGGGATAGGAATTACCACTGCGAAAGAACTTCAAAGGGAAGGTCATCTTCTTTGTCTGACCGATTTACCAAAAAGTTTGGATTCACTGAAAAAGAATCATCCCGAATTGGTAAAAGAAACGGATCTTTTTCCATGTGATATACGGGACTTGAAACAAATCAAAAAAACCATAAAAAATATTGTTAGTAAATACGGAAAAATTGATATTCTCATCAACAATGCCGGTGTTATGCGACCTGAAGGTTTTGTCGAAACGAGTTATGACGAAATAGAAGAACAAATCCAAGTCAATTTATTCGGAACAATCTATTTCACAAAGGAATGTATCTCTTTCCTTAAAATATCCAAAGGGAAAATCATTATCATTTCTTCCTTGGCAGGTGTTGTCCCCGCTCCCAATCATTCCATTTATTCCGCTACCAAATTTGCTCTTAGAAGTCTTTCGTTATCACTCGGTTTGGAACTAAAATCTTACGGAATCGGAGTTGTCTCCATTCTTCCCGGTACAATTGATTCACCGATGACCAATTATATGGCGGGAAGAAATAGCTCGCCAATGGCATATCTGAATCCGCCTATATCCCCTACTTATGTAAGTCGTGCGATCCGAAAGGCAATCGACTCAGAAGCTCCGGAGATATATGTTCCTTATTCGCAAGGATTAATGGCAAGAATCGGTTTGTTTTTTCCGTCACTACTTTCAAAAATTTATCCCATAATGGCTAAGAAGGGAATTTCCAATCTAAAAAAATGGAGTGAAGAAGGTGTTTTTAAGTGA
- a CDS encoding AsmA domain protein, producing the protein MKKIIYAVGGLLGLLIVVLVLALVFAGSFLTNEFLVKQIESAISVRANVDKVNINLFSALSSIEVEGIQLAYRDEVANKGTPLSERKSISSPVLSIKKADIKLSLLGILLKKFELKKLVIVEPKVSIIMFENGSNNLQPLFKAPAIVNGEPNPALTPEAIAERKREEAEAKAEADKEPSKPFSAKDIPVAIKMGLVGVQNGDIQITMKKTGQVILLKALDFELKNIDIDGSDLKDHNHVGVNFDTEASILGRTKKEAAKFILETEGDVTPFIEKSGLVNPKVDYEVTMESGSFLSGFAAFDAISGNLPLLSQAGLKLDKLTEKAELKKDVSFKVSYSNGKVTFLDEPTFPTKNYDLQINKGSYLVITNNTHEMKMGVLYDEDESKKSIAGVDEKIAAATKGQGNPKELRNKLLGNVIKGDRINIPFKTYGDIRNPNVSLGVEIGSLTSLVGGAVKDLIKGKASDALKSVPGAGDALKKFGF; encoded by the coding sequence ATGAAAAAAATAATTTACGCAGTGGGTGGACTCTTGGGTTTACTGATTGTGGTTTTAGTATTAGCTCTTGTTTTTGCGGGAAGTTTTTTAACCAACGAATTTTTAGTAAAACAAATCGAATCTGCGATCAGCGTCCGTGCCAATGTTGATAAGGTGAATATCAATCTTTTCAGTGCACTTTCAAGTATAGAAGTGGAAGGAATCCAGCTTGCCTATAGAGACGAAGTGGCAAACAAAGGAACACCTCTTTCCGAAAGAAAATCCATCTCTTCTCCGGTTCTCTCCATCAAAAAAGCCGACATCAAATTATCTCTACTTGGTATCTTATTAAAAAAATTCGAACTGAAAAAACTTGTGATAGTGGAACCTAAAGTTTCCATCATCATGTTTGAAAACGGTAGCAACAATCTGCAACCTCTCTTCAAAGCACCGGCCATAGTGAACGGAGAACCGAATCCCGCATTGACACCGGAAGCGATTGCGGAACGAAAAAGAGAAGAAGCCGAGGCAAAAGCGGAAGCGGATAAAGAACCTTCCAAACCTTTTTCGGCAAAAGATATTCCTGTTGCCATCAAGATGGGATTAGTCGGTGTTCAGAACGGAGATATTCAAATTACGATGAAAAAAACAGGACAAGTGATCCTGTTAAAAGCACTCGATTTTGAATTGAAAAACATCGATATTGACGGAAGCGATTTAAAAGATCATAACCATGTGGGCGTAAATTTCGATACGGAGGCTTCGATCTTAGGCAGAACGAAAAAGGAAGCTGCAAAATTCATTTTGGAAACCGAAGGAGATGTAACTCCGTTCATTGAAAAATCCGGATTAGTGAATCCTAAAGTTGACTATGAAGTTACTATGGAAAGCGGATCTTTTCTTTCCGGATTTGCCGCGTTCGATGCCATCTCCGGAAATTTACCGCTTCTCAGCCAAGCAGGTTTGAAACTGGATAAACTTACTGAAAAAGCGGAGCTTAAAAAGGATGTGAGTTTTAAAGTTTCGTATAGCAATGGAAAGGTGACTTTCCTGGATGAACCTACTTTCCCTACGAAAAATTACGATTTGCAGATCAACAAAGGATCGTATTTGGTCATCACAAATAATACTCATGAAATGAAGATGGGTGTTTTGTATGATGAAGATGAATCCAAAAAATCAATCGCAGGGGTAGATGAAAAAATCGCTGCTGCTACCAAAGGACAGGGAAATCCGAAAGAACTTAGAAATAAGCTATTGGGAAATGTAATCAAAGGTGATCGAATCAATATTCCGTTTAAAACTTACGGAGACATTCGCAATCCGAACGTTTCCTTAGGAGTTGAGATCGGATCATTGACAAGTCTCGTCGGTGGGGCTGTTAAAGATTTAATCAAAGGGAAAGCAAGCGATGCTTTAAAATCAGTTCCGGGAGCAGGAGACGCTTTAAAAAAGTTCGGTTTTTAA
- a CDS encoding SpoIIE family protein phosphatase: MVDFKVSKRMLVNFRGQNKVVGGLTDKDKISILLYISKEFANSDKEDQLFSKVISICQEIFESDNTTLRLWDGEFLVPVKFVVETEPPRRNLKSGEGYSGTVFQSGNPILVNDLTRSPDFIDEGEKTRSVMCVPIMQKEESLGCLAVESNRENFYIQDDLEILEALTSQLALALSSVRLIEGLVTARAREAAILTQLEWDLKMGRNVQSQILPQDLSPWNGVDFATHYEPMAEVSGDLVDIVRQGHSLTAMNIDVSGHGIPAALVTMAIHHQFRRSVLAGLGLTEIMEELGENLRGQLPESTYFTAFLVRIFSDYSFGYVNAGHQRMLHYKAADDIFEQYDTKGVPLGILPVNKLDYEEKQGRLEPGDFLLLISDGFSEQRNPEKEEAGVERLLSWLHDEREKLLIEGKGKFDLKTLSLKFLSRFKEYQGAAPIGDDLSYLFLHCNDALPEASHYIHMAKQANAKLKSEDAYALASKAFSIEPSLKETLMFLGKINYRDGHYLESIRYLEEYLKTSGDTTAASHFMMGRAYYKAGKISEAKRALKMALSSDHSFAKASILLAQCYLKENAKPKAIKVLQQGVKNTPQNTELKASLVKLEGIAQKAS, translated from the coding sequence ATGGTTGATTTTAAAGTATCTAAACGTATGCTAGTCAACTTCCGAGGACAAAACAAGGTCGTCGGAGGATTAACTGATAAAGATAAAATTTCCATCCTTCTCTATATCTCCAAAGAATTTGCCAATTCAGACAAAGAAGATCAACTTTTTTCCAAAGTCATTTCCATTTGTCAGGAGATTTTTGAATCTGATAATACCACACTCCGGTTATGGGATGGAGAATTTTTAGTTCCTGTTAAGTTTGTAGTCGAAACCGAACCTCCCAGAAGAAATTTGAAATCGGGAGAAGGTTATTCCGGGACGGTATTTCAATCCGGAAACCCCATTCTGGTAAACGACCTGACCCGTTCTCCCGATTTTATCGACGAAGGAGAAAAAACACGTTCGGTAATGTGTGTTCCCATTATGCAAAAGGAAGAGTCTTTGGGCTGCCTTGCCGTAGAAAGCAATCGGGAAAACTTTTATATCCAGGACGATTTGGAAATTTTGGAAGCATTGACTTCTCAATTGGCGCTTGCTCTATCGAGCGTTAGGTTGATTGAAGGGTTAGTCACTGCACGCGCACGCGAGGCGGCCATTCTCACCCAGCTCGAATGGGATTTGAAGATGGGGAGAAATGTACAAAGTCAGATTTTACCTCAGGATTTAAGCCCTTGGAACGGCGTGGATTTTGCTACCCATTACGAACCTATGGCGGAAGTGAGCGGGGATTTGGTGGACATTGTAAGACAAGGCCATTCCTTAACCGCAATGAACATCGATGTATCCGGTCATGGAATTCCGGCAGCACTTGTAACCATGGCGATCCATCACCAGTTCAGAAGATCCGTTCTTGCGGGGCTGGGACTCACTGAAATCATGGAAGAGTTAGGCGAAAACCTCAGAGGACAATTGCCCGAATCGACTTATTTCACAGCATTTTTAGTCAGGATTTTCAGTGATTATAGTTTTGGTTATGTAAATGCAGGCCACCAAAGAATGCTTCATTACAAAGCGGCGGACGATATTTTCGAACAGTACGATACAAAAGGAGTTCCTTTGGGGATTCTTCCGGTAAACAAGCTTGATTACGAGGAAAAACAAGGACGTTTGGAACCAGGTGATTTTTTGTTATTGATATCGGACGGATTCAGCGAACAAAGAAACCCTGAAAAGGAAGAAGCAGGCGTGGAACGTTTGTTAAGTTGGTTGCATGACGAAAGGGAAAAGTTACTTATTGAAGGAAAGGGTAAATTCGATTTGAAAACCTTATCCTTGAAATTCTTAAGCCGTTTTAAAGAATACCAAGGTGCGGCTCCGATCGGAGACGATCTTTCGTATTTATTTCTCCATTGCAACGACGCGCTCCCCGAAGCTTCGCATTACATTCATATGGCGAAACAGGCAAATGCAAAATTGAAATCGGAAGATGCTTACGCACTCGCTTCCAAAGCGTTTTCGATTGAACCTTCTTTGAAGGAAACTTTGATGTTCTTGGGTAAGATCAATTATCGTGACGGACATTACTTGGAATCAATCCGCTATTTGGAAGAATATTTGAAAACATCAGGGGACACTACAGCTGCATCCCATTTTATGATGGGGCGAGCCTATTATAAAGCAGGCAAAATCTCGGAAGCCAAAAGAGCTTTGAAAATGGCACTTTCTTCCGATCACTCCTTTGCAAAAGCAAGCATTCTACTTGCACAATGCTATCTAAAAGAAAATGCGAAACCGAAGGCGATTAAAGTTTTACAACAGGGTGTGAAAAACACACCGCAAAATACGGAACTCAAAGCTTCTCTTGTGAAGTTAGAGGGAATTGCCCAAAAGGCCAGTTAG
- a CDS encoding ammonium transporter: MTKIRISKTLILLFLTIVLVSSVSSEAVPTSAEEKTTVSTADELASLKAGLSTLRDETNWLWTCIAGFLVFFMQAGFAYVEAGFTRAKNTVNILMKNFSDMTVGAMAFWLIGFSLLFGPKIWDSFVLGTPAIADSLLSAGDGSFDPSKYTFFVFQMAFAATAATIVSGALAERTKFPVYILFSFIITGFIYPISGSMMWGGLFGNPGFLETINFGAEAGKEGVNFLDFAGSTVVHSVGAWAGLAGAIVLGPRLGKYQSDGRVYPILGHNMSMAALGVFILWIGWFGFNPGSTTSVDGGSFAAIAVVTHMAGSAGALGAMFTTWLMFKKPDIGLTLNGGLAGLVAITAPCDGVTIGSAVIIGLVAGIIVVFSVLFFDKIKVDDPVGAVSVHGICGAWGTLACGLFNLNTGLFYGAGWNQLIVQAIGIGIVFAWTFGTSILIFLVFKYTIGLRVSEEEELVGLDILEHGNEAYPVSK; the protein is encoded by the coding sequence ATGACAAAGATAAGAATCTCAAAAACACTGATTCTTCTGTTTTTAACGATCGTGCTTGTGTCTTCCGTTTCTTCGGAAGCTGTGCCAACATCGGCAGAAGAAAAAACAACCGTATCAACCGCGGATGAGCTCGCCAGCCTGAAAGCGGGCCTTTCCACTTTAAGAGATGAAACAAACTGGTTATGGACTTGCATCGCAGGCTTTTTGGTCTTCTTTATGCAAGCCGGTTTTGCTTATGTAGAGGCAGGATTCACTCGTGCCAAGAACACAGTGAACATCCTTATGAAAAACTTTTCGGATATGACAGTCGGAGCGATGGCTTTTTGGCTGATCGGATTTTCCCTTCTGTTCGGACCCAAAATATGGGATAGTTTCGTTTTAGGAACTCCTGCGATCGCAGATAGTTTGTTAAGCGCCGGAGACGGTAGTTTCGATCCTTCCAAATATACTTTCTTTGTTTTCCAAATGGCATTCGCAGCTACTGCTGCAACGATTGTATCGGGGGCTTTAGCGGAAAGAACCAAATTTCCGGTTTATATTCTTTTCTCTTTTATCATTACAGGTTTTATTTATCCGATTTCAGGATCGATGATGTGGGGTGGACTTTTTGGAAATCCCGGATTTTTAGAGACAATCAATTTCGGTGCGGAAGCAGGTAAGGAAGGAGTTAATTTCCTGGATTTTGCCGGATCCACTGTGGTTCACAGTGTGGGGGCTTGGGCCGGACTAGCAGGAGCCATCGTTCTCGGGCCGAGACTTGGAAAATACCAGTCGGACGGAAGGGTCTATCCGATTTTAGGGCATAACATGTCTATGGCGGCACTCGGAGTATTTATTCTTTGGATCGGTTGGTTCGGATTTAACCCTGGCTCGACTACTTCCGTAGACGGAGGAAGTTTTGCGGCGATTGCGGTAGTGACTCATATGGCAGGATCTGCAGGTGCTTTGGGTGCAATGTTTACCACCTGGCTTATGTTTAAAAAACCGGACATCGGTCTGACTTTGAACGGGGGACTCGCGGGGCTTGTGGCAATCACCGCACCTTGCGATGGAGTCACGATCGGTAGCGCGGTGATCATCGGTCTCGTTGCGGGAATAATCGTCGTTTTCAGCGTTTTGTTCTTTGATAAAATCAAAGTCGATGATCCGGTGGGAGCGGTTTCCGTTCACGGTATTTGTGGTGCTTGGGGGACTTTGGCTTGTGGACTATTCAACCTCAATACAGGTCTATTTTACGGAGCGGGCTGGAATCAACTGATTGTTCAAGCGATTGGAATAGGAATTGTATTTGCTTGGACGTTCGGAACTAGCATACTGATCTTCCTGGTTTTCAAATATACGATTGGCTTACGAGTTTCCGAAGAAGAAGAACTCGTCGGATTGGATATTTTAGAACACGGAAACGAAGCCTACCCGGTTTCCAAATAA